The Burkholderia cepacia genome includes a region encoding these proteins:
- a CDS encoding YbdK family carboxylate-amine ligase has protein sequence MALETFVNSEPFTFGVELEIQVVNTHNYDLTKAASDLMRLIQGETFPGNITPEITESMIELSTGICHSHEQAVSELHAIRDVLVKAADQLNVGLAGGGTHAFQQWSDRQIYDAPRFQYISELYGYLAKQFTVFGQHVHIGCPDPDSALFLLHSMSRFIPHFIALSASSPFVQNVDTGFHSARLNSVFAFPLSGRAPFVLTWDGFEEYFTKMVNTGVVNSMKDFYWDIRPKPGYGTIEVRVMDTPLSVDRAAAIACYIQTLARYLLTDRPLKLSEDDYLVYTFNRFEACRFGLEGTCVNPQTGERRTIAEDILDTLDRIAPHAAALGSRAALDEIGALAQARVNDASWLRTVFKQEKSLNETVRQQCLRWRE, from the coding sequence ATGGCACTCGAAACCTTCGTCAATTCCGAGCCGTTCACGTTCGGCGTCGAACTGGAGATCCAGGTCGTCAACACGCACAACTACGACCTGACCAAAGCGGCATCCGACCTCATGCGCCTGATCCAGGGCGAGACCTTTCCGGGCAACATCACGCCGGAAATCACCGAGAGCATGATCGAGCTGTCGACCGGCATCTGCCATTCGCACGAGCAGGCGGTGAGCGAGCTGCACGCGATCCGCGACGTGCTCGTGAAGGCGGCCGACCAGCTCAACGTCGGGCTGGCCGGCGGCGGCACGCATGCGTTCCAGCAATGGAGCGACCGGCAGATCTACGATGCGCCGCGCTTCCAGTACATCTCCGAACTGTACGGTTATCTGGCCAAACAGTTCACCGTGTTCGGCCAGCACGTGCATATCGGCTGCCCCGATCCCGACAGTGCGCTGTTCCTGCTGCACTCGATGTCGCGCTTCATTCCGCACTTCATCGCGCTGTCCGCGTCGTCGCCGTTCGTACAGAACGTCGACACCGGCTTCCATTCGGCACGCCTGAATTCGGTGTTCGCGTTCCCGCTGTCGGGCCGCGCGCCGTTCGTGCTGACCTGGGACGGCTTCGAGGAGTACTTCACGAAGATGGTGAACACGGGCGTCGTCAATTCGATGAAGGACTTCTACTGGGACATCCGCCCGAAGCCCGGCTACGGGACGATCGAGGTGCGCGTGATGGACACGCCGCTGTCGGTCGACCGCGCGGCGGCGATCGCCTGCTACATCCAGACGCTCGCACGCTACCTGCTGACCGACCGGCCGCTGAAGCTGTCGGAGGACGACTACCTCGTCTACACGTTCAACCGTTTCGAGGCGTGCCGCTTCGGGCTCGAGGGCACCTGCGTGAATCCTCAGACGGGTGAGCGCCGGACCATCGCCGAAGACATCCTCGACACGCTCGACCGGATCGCGCCGCATGCGGCCGCGCTCGGTTCGCGCGCGGCGCTCGACGAGATCGGTGCGCTGGCCCAGGCGCGCGTGAACGACGCATCGTGGTTGAGAACCGTTTTCAAACAGGAAAAATCGCTCAACGAGACGGTCCGCCAGCAGTGCTTACGTTGGCGCGAGTGA